In Oncorhynchus keta strain PuntledgeMale-10-30-2019 unplaced genomic scaffold, Oket_V2 Un_scaffold_17407_pilon_pilon, whole genome shotgun sequence, the following are encoded in one genomic region:
- the LOC127927700 gene encoding oncoprotein-induced transcript 3 protein-like, with protein sequence MTGYKSNYTRKALNESYANNPTPTPFSRVPLQFAVEIQPALSNCLPGYIRPQFLTPTPSHGDVHHAAVGLLYQLEARVKTAHAKTFDFQVSGPSNMTKKIRDEGFGVTRLFLGWIPQERHLRQNIPICFTAETNESQSEMRCVVVVVAKALALTGEAIVSCTENRISIAVSKAYLPGVDMKWLRLADSSCSLTSNQTHIMGTMSLKTCGTKMEDAGDFMVFKNEINSFDAVNATITRRNRINIGFSCRYPKTVSISNYYQIHSSNYMFTESNFGSFGYTFEVFKDSKFTQKVDPSAYPVKVKLMDRLYMGIQAQADLPKVQLLVESCKATPDDSASSSLFYDLIKDGCLKDETVKVYPGNRTQFYFEVQAFKFTGSYDQVFLTCTVILCEVGNPNSRCDQGCLNKASRRRRRDLPNGETDRHYITQGPFRVVRETQPSADQKTGAGEKTRAGCISMCA encoded by the exons ATGACGGGATATAAATCAAATTATACCAGAAAGGCCCTGAACGAGTCCTATGCCAATAACCCGACTCCGACCCCGTTCAGCCGCGTGCCCTTGCAGTTTGCCGTGGAGA TCCAGCCAGCTCTGTCCAACTGTCTCCCTGGCTACATACGACCACAGTTCTTGACTCCAACACCTTCACATGGGGATGTCCATCATGCCGCTGTGGGTCTCCTGTACCAACTCGAAGCCCGAGTAAAAACCGCTCATGCCAA GACATTTGACTTCCAGGTCAGCGGCCCTTCCAACATGACCAAGAAGATCAGGGATGAGGGCTTTGGTGTCACGAGGCTCTTCCTGGGCTGGATCCCGCAGGAAAGACACCTGAGACAAAACATTCCCATCTGTTTCACTGCCGAGACAAACGAGAG CCAGTCAGAGATGAgatgtgtggttgtggtggtggccAAAGCCCTCGCACTTACAG GTGAGGCGATTGTTTCGTGCACAGAGAATAGGATCAGCATCGCCGTGAGCAAGGCCTATCTGCCTGGGGTGGACATGAAGTGGCTGCGGCTAGCCGACTCATCCTGCTCCCTAACCTCCAACCAAACACACATCATGGGCACCATGTCACTCAAAACCTGTGGCACAAAGATGGAG GATGCAGGTGACTTCATGGTGTTCAAAAACGAAATAAACTCCTTCGACGCGGTCAACGCGACCATCACGCGACGTAACCGGATCAACATCGGCTTCTCCTGCCGGTATCCCAAGACCGTCAGCATTTCCAACTATTACCAGATCCACAGCTCCAACTACATGTTCACAGAGTCCAACTTTGGGAGCTTCGGCTACACCTTTGAGGTCTTCAAGGACAGTAAGTTCACCCAGAAGGTGGATCCCAGTGCTTACCCAGTGAAGGTGAAGCTAATGGACAGGCTGTACATGGGCATCCAGGCCCAGGCCGATCTGCCCAAGGTACAGCTGTTGGTGGAGTCTTGCAAAGCCACTCCGGATGACAGCGCCAGCAGCAGTCTCTTCTATGACCTCATCAAAGACGG GTGTCTAAAGGACGAGACAGTCAAGGTTTATCCCGGGAACCGAACCCAATTCTACTTTGAGGTCCAGGCCTTCAAATTCACTGGGAGCTACGACCAG GTGTTCCTCACCTGTACCGTCATCCTGTGTGAGGTAGGAAACCCCAACTCTAGGTGTGACCAGGGCTGCCTGAACAAAGCCTCGCGGAGGCGCAGGCGAGATCTCCCcaacggagagacagacaggcactaCATTACCCAGGGTCCTTTCCGTGTGGTCAGAGAGACCCAGCCCAGTGCAGACCAGAAGACAGGTGCAGGTGAAAAGACCCGTGCAG GCTGTATATCGATGTGTGCCTGA